The sequence below is a genomic window from Thermoflavifilum sp..
TGGTTATAGGTGTGGATGGGATTCTGGTCGGTGGACGTATAACCATCCCCAAAATCCCAGTGATAATGCAAACTACCCGATCCCGTGCTGGTATTTGTGAAATGCACCGTCAGCGGCGCCGAACAAGCGATGGTGGTATCGGCCGTGAAACCCGCCACCACAGGCCTGGGTACGACCACCACACCAGGGGTATCCGAGACCGATGTACACCCGTAAGTATTCGTCACCATCAACTGCACGCTGTATTTGCCCGGACTGGAATAGGTATACACCGGGTTGACATCGGTTGACGTATGCCCATCGCCAAAATCCCAGAGCCTGCTGGTGATGCTGCCCGAACCGGGCAGCGATTGATCGGTAAAATGCACCGTAACCGGATAACAACCCGTTGCGGAATCGGGTGAAAAATGCACGCGAGGCGAACCGAAAACAGCGACCTGCAGCGTCTGGATGGAGCTGTTACCCGCCGCATCCGTCACCGTCAACGAAACATTGTAATAACCTGGATTGATATAGCTGGCGCTGGGATTCACCGCACTGTCGTAACGGATATGATTGCCATTGCCAAAATCCCAGTAACGAGAAACAATATTGCCGGTTGATTGATCAATGAAATGCACGATAACGGGCGAGCAACCCTGCGTTGTATCGGCTTCAAAACGAGCCACCACCTGACCCGAGGCACCGGGCACATCCCAAACCAGCATGGCTATCCAGATCCAGGCAGATAGCACAGACAGGACGCAGCGGGATGTACGTCGGTTTTTCATAGGTGGCTCATGTCATCGGCCTAATCGTACGGATACGATTAGGAAATCACAATAATTTCAGGTTAAAGATAATATAAAATCAAACGGCATACGTGAAAAAAATTTATCGACTGAATACTTCGCCGCGTTCTGCATGACGATAGGTATGCAAATACTTTTCTGTCAAGCCGTCTTCCGCACGTGTTGCTTCATTCCTTCAACTGATAGATCTCGGGCAGGTTACGTCCCAGGCCATCGTAGTCGAGTCCATAACCCAGCAAAAAACGATTGGGCACGGAAAAACCCAGATAATCGATATCCACAGGGTACTGACGGGCATCGGGCTTGGAAAGCAGGGCGGTGATGAGCAGGCGCCTGGGGTGCTGATGGCGGATCTGCGGCAAAAACTCGTGCAGGGTTTTGCCGGTATCCACGATATCTTCGAGGATCACCACCGTGCGGTTGTACAGGTCTTCATCCAGTCCAATGGACGTGATCACATGGCCCGTGGAGCGGGTGCCCTTGTAAGAAACCAGCTTGATAAACGAGATCTCGGCTTCGATGGTGAGTTGTCGAAACAGATCGGCGGCAAACATGAAGGCCCCATTGAGCACGGCTAAAAACAGCGGCCGTTCGGCCTGCAGGTCGTGGTTGAGCTGCTGAGCCAGCTCGCCAATGCGCTGCTGGATTTGCTGTTGTGAAAGATAAGGAACAAAGATTTTGTCGTGTACCTGTATGGATGACATGGGATACGATTTATGGAGCGGAAGCATTCACAATCAAACGCTGGC
It includes:
- the hpt gene encoding hypoxanthine phosphoribosyltransferase, with product MSSIQVHDKIFVPYLSQQQIQQRIGELAQQLNHDLQAERPLFLAVLNGAFMFAADLFRQLTIEAEISFIKLVSYKGTRSTGHVITSIGLDEDLYNRTVVILEDIVDTGKTLHEFLPQIRHQHPRRLLITALLSKPDARQYPVDIDYLGFSVPNRFLLGYGLDYDGLGRNLPEIYQLKE
- a CDS encoding PKD domain-containing protein, which encodes MKNRRTSRCVLSVLSAWIWIAMLVWDVPGASGQVVARFEADTTQGCSPVIVHFIDQSTGNIVSRYWDFGNGNHIRYDSAVNPSASYINPGYYNVSLTVTDAAGNSSIQTLQVAVFGSPRVHFSPDSATGCYPVTVHFTDQSLPGSGSITSRLWDFGDGHTSTDVNPVYTYSSPGKYSVQLMVTNTYGCTSVSDTPGVVVVPRPVVAGFTADTTIACSAPLTVHFTNTSTGSGSLHYHWDFGDGYTSTDQNPIHTYNQNGAFTVSLVAIDSAGCTDTAGETAAHPGR